Sequence from the Pseudopipra pipra isolate bDixPip1 chromosome 16, bDixPip1.hap1, whole genome shotgun sequence genome:
TCTCTTGTGTGTCTGTCTCTGTTTTACTGCTGGTGTTTCTGTTTCATTGTTTTTTGGTTCTGTTTgagtttgggtttattttttttttccttttagcctGTTACTGTACAGCTGTTTTGATGTCGTGGTCAGTGTTTTCTGTTACTGGAAAGCAGTTGttgctcatttaaaaaaaaaaaaaaaaaaagtaaaaaagttggttaaaaaaaataaattgtgccAAGAACAAATCATCCCAATTGGAGCATGTGAGTAGCAGCCAAATCGCTGCAAGGAGCTTTTCCATGGCCTGCCTGGCCAGAGGTGTGACACTCAGAAGGGAAAGCCAGGAGTGTTACTAATCTAGTATTTAATCAATTTTTTTAAGACCGAGGTGGCCGCCTCGCCATCAGGTGCCTGGCAGAGGCTCCACAAAGTCAACCAAGACCTCCAAAGCGAGCTGGAAGCCCAATGCCAGCGTCAAGAGGTGATCAATCAGCAGATTCAGTCGCTGAAGCGCAGCTACGCCGAGGCCAAGGACGTGATCCGGCACCACGAGGCTGAGATTCAGAGCCTGCAGGCGAGGCTCAGTAACGCGGCGGCCGAGCTCTCCATCAAGGAGCAGACCCTGGCCAAGCTCAAGAGCGACCTGAGGAGCGAGAAGGAGAAAGCCaaagagcagctggaggagtggCAGCACGGCGAGGCTgcgctgagctcccagctgAAGGCCAGTGAGCAGAAGCTGAAGAGCGTGgaggctctgctgctggagaagacCCAGGAGCTGCGGGACCTGGAGATGCAGCAGGCCCTGCAGAGGGACCATCAGAAGGAAGTGCAGCGGCTCCAGGACAGGATCGCGGACCTCAGCGGGCAGCTGAACGCCAGCGAGCAGGCGCGGGTCCTCAtggaggagaagctgcagaagaaCTACGAGGCTTTGCTGGAGAGCTGTGAGAGGGAAAAGCAGGTTTTAATACGGAGTCTGAAGGAGGTGGAGGACAAGGCCAACGAGTACGAGAACCAGCTGCAAAACAGCGCGCAGCAAATGGAGATTCTGCAGAAGGAGAAGCTGAGCGCCAAGTTCGAGGGCAGCGAGCTGGTCCaccagctggaggagcagctggtgATGAAGGAGGCCAGCATCCAGAAACTCGCTGAGCACATCAAGGAGCTCGAAAGGGAGAGGGATCAGATCAAATGTCGGTTCCACGAGCTCATGAATCAGGTTGCCGAGTCAGATAACGAAGTTGCAAAGCTACAAGCAAAGTTGAAAATGGAAGAGACCAACTACCACAACCTGGAGCAATCGTTGGAGGAGGTGTCGGATCAGTTCCGGGGTGTGCAGGAGGtgctgaaagagaaagaagaagagcTGAGACATGTCAAGGAAATGCACTTGAGAATTGTGGAGAAGAAAGATCAAGATCTCAGTGAGGCTTTGGTTAAAATGGTTGCTTTAGATAGCAGTTTAGAGGAGACTAAAGTAAAGCTAAAGGCCAAGGAGGAGGCTCTAAAGAAGTTAGCTAGTGTGGGCACAGGTCCATGTGCTGAGGAGGCAGAAGACCTTGGTCCCAGTCTTGAGGCTGACGAAAGTCATCCATCCCAACTGGGGCAGGCTCTGCAAACTCAGGATGTCCTCCCAGCTCTGACTTATGCActgaaagaggaggaggatgaggttCTTGAGACCAGCCAGAGGCAAGCAGAGGAATTTGGCTCCCCATCCAAAGCTCTAGAGCTCCAGGACCAAGAGTTGGTTCAGAAAGCCTTAGCAAAGCCTGATGTGGGAATCATGGGAGCCAAGAGGCAAAGGATCCGTTTCTCGAGCATCCAGTGCCAAAAATACATCCATCCAGATGGAACAGAGAAAAACTGGACAAGCAGTACCTCTTCAGACACGAGCCAGGACAGATCGCTGTCTGAGGAAAGCATGTCCTCAGAGCCAGCTCTGGGTTACCCCTCGTCAGGGACAAGCGACTCTGAGACTTATCTCTCCATCATCCATTCCCTGGAAACCAAACTGTATATTACAGAGGAAAAACTCAAAGATGTCACCATGAAGCTTGAAAGCCAGCACGGCCATAACCAGGAGACGCTCATCGCCCTCCACCACCAGTGGGCCAGCACGGAGTCCCAGCTGCGGGAACAGCTTCAGACCAGCTTGTCCCAAGTCAGTGCTTTGATCTCACAGCTGGAGAACGAGAGGCAGGAAAAGTTCAAGCTCATAGAAAGTCACGTCAGCGAGCTGGGAGGtttccaaatgaaaaacaatCAAGCGCTGACTTGCTTAGAGAAGTGCAGGGAGCAACTAAGAGCCTTGCCCAAATCAGACAAGGAAAAAGAGGGTGATTTGTTCCTTGTTAATCTGTCCAGCATGGAAACGACGTTATCAAACGCGATCCAAGCCTTGAGCGGGGCGCCAGTCCCGTTGGAGTATCAGCAGAGTGAAAGCCTTATCACAGAAAGCCCCGCTCCAGAAGGAGGGGTTTTGGGAGAAGAGGAACACGTCTCCAAGGAGCAGCGAGTGGAAGTGTTTGATGCCAGCCAGCTGAGATGGCTTTCTGAGAGGGTGGCATTTGAGGCCTCTCTCATCAACCAAATAGCAGagtctttaaaaaatgcaaactcTGAGATAGCCCAGCTTCTGAGAGAGATCCAGGGAACAGCTGAGGTGGTTTTGTTGGAGCCGACAAGTGTTTCTCATACAGCCGTCGATTTGGCCGGTGTCCTATCtaagaagctgctgctggaaggcgAGTTCTGGAGCCAGGTAGAGGAGCTGAGAGCACACTTGAGCACCAGAGACAGAGAAGCCGAggacaaaacagaaacaagttTAGGGGTTTCCCAGTGTTTTCTCAGTGCTGTAGCAGATGCTTCGTTGATCAAGGCAGAACTTGGGTTTGTCGCACAGAAAATGAGAGAATCTTTTCATCAGAGATTAAAAACAATTGAAGAAGACCTCCATAATACCAAAACAGCTCTCCAACAGCACAAATGCATGTTAGAGGAGATCATCAAAGCCTACAGGACTCCTGAGTTCGACAGAGTTATGCACCAGATTTCTGAAGCACTTGAAATACAAAAAGATGCTTCAGAAAGAGCCCAAATCTCCTGGGACGGGAGTCATGTCCAAATGGTGTCATGCCGGGAATTAGCCAAGGTGGAGGAGACTGGCAGCATGCCAGACCGTAGTAGTGGAGCTCTTGTTTCCATTCAGGAAGATCTTGCCCAACAACTAAAGGACAAATCCAATGTTCTGAAGGAGATATCTGTTGCCTTACTCTCTCTGCCTCCCGAGGAGGCAATGAGAGACTGTCAAAAGCTCCTGAAGATATCCCAGAGTCTTTCCTACCATTCGTGCATGGGAGACCTGGAGCGGTATTCCTCTTTGTTAGTCCACGATGCAATTGTTCAGGCTCAGGTTTGTTACGCCGCTTGCAAAGTCCGTCTGGAGCACGAGAGGGAGATGAAGTCCTACAGGGAGTCCCTGCAGAGCATGGACGCGCTGTGCCAAGAGCGTGTGAAGACGGTCTCTCTCCTGCGGGATGAGTACGAAGACTTGCTCAGGAAGCAGCAGGGTGAGTACAGCGAGGTGATCGCCGTGCTGGAAAGGGAGAACGCTGATCTCAAAGCCAAGGTGTCCCAGCTGGACAGCCAGCGGAGGCtcctggaggaggaagagcacaAACACAGCAAGAGCTTGAGCGAGCTCCAGGGACGTTACGAGGAGGAGATCCGGAACGTGATAGAGCAGCTCAACAGGACAGAGGATGCTCTGAAGGCCGAGAGGACCGAGGGCCTCAACCAGCTGGATGCCATTGTCCGCGACAAGCAGAACATGGAGCGGTATCACCTGGAGCAGATGCAAACGCTGGAGGAAAAGTTCCAGGCCAAGATCAAGGAGCTGCAGGTCATCCACGGCGAGGAGCTGCAGGCGCTGCAGGAGCACTACAGCCAGAACCTGCAGCGCCTGCAGGAGACCCTCGATGAGTACCAGAGGCAGCACCCAGAGGTGTCTCCCGCGGTGGTCCCGGGCGCTGGGGACACCTGGGCGGCCGGCGAGGCGGGTGGCTCCGGGCAGGACCCCGGCAGGGACCTGGACTCCATGCACGGCCTGAGGGAACGcatccaggagctggaggcCCAGATGAACGTCATGAGGGACGAGCTGGAGAACAAACATATGGAAGGGAGCGCTTCCACCTTGAGGGAAAAATACCAGAAAGACTTTGAAAACTTAAAGGTTTTGATATGTTTAACACTTtatgctttctgctgctgagtGTACGGGAGGGCACGTGCGGTCCTGGGGTTCGCTTGCTGAACTAAGGGGCATCCCCCGAAAGAGTCAGCGTGCCAAAGCAAGTCCCAAGGTGTTAGACAGGCCTCTGTAAAGCATGgtatttccttttctccatgCTGGGATATTCTAAATGCATTGCTGAGGGCTTGGGAGGGTGGATTTTTGGAGGTGGTCTCTGtgtggagagggagagagagttTTAAAGCGGCTCGATAACATCAAGCTCTCCTTCAGCACGAAGACCACAGTGTTTCTCCCTGTACCTGAGGCATACATTTTGTTTGTGACTTCCCTTTAAAAGCATTCCTCAACTCTGTCTTTCCCAATCTGATCCAATCTCCAGTCTGTTTCTGCTGCCTTCAAAAATGCAGGATGAAATGGAAACTTGATGCTCTCAAAATGTATGTTCCTGGGGAAAGTAGCTGCAAACAGATGCCAAATTCTGTTGCAAAGCAAAGCTCCTctgcaggaggctgtgaggacCCTGCTGGTGTTGGACACAGCAGTCATGTACACAACAAACAGTGCACAGTTACGGGACACCCAGGTGAGGTGCAGAGAAACCCACTGGCAGTGTAATGCCACCGTTCAGATTGCCCCACCAGTCAAACTGGCTGTAAAAGTGACCCGAGATGGTCCAGCATCTAAAACAACCTCCTGGGTTtagtgttttgcttttcatagGAGAGCATTCCCAGTTAGGAAGTGAGTTTAGGGTGGTAGAGGACTCCAGCAGCACCAAGAGAGGCTGCCAGGTTGAACAGGAAACTAAAAGGGCAGTGATgcagaggctgtgctggtgaGGCTTTCATGGAGCGGTTGCCCTTCAGAGTCATCAAAAATGTGGGAGAGCTTGCTTCCAGACACGAGATCCAGCACACTGGACTGGGGGTTAAGTGtggctcagctccagctggtTTTATCCTGGGAAGAGCAGTAGTTCTGCTGCAACCCCTTGGAGTGAGGTGGTGGTGGTCAGTGAAtgctctctcctccctcttAACCCTTAGGAAGGAAAACTCCCTCTTGACCCCCCCGGTTAAGGTCAGTGGGACAGCTGGGTAACATCCATCCTGTGAGCCAGGCACCAAACAGGGTCACTTGTGTTTGGGGATGTTCTTGGTTTGgaagaagcaaaaaacccaTAACCAAAGTGGAGGGTGAAAAGTAACAGTGAGCAATGGACGTGACCTCCCACCTGTGTTACCGACTTTGCTCTGCCAAAATTTGCCTGGTGGgatggaagcagcagctctgggttAGAAACTTCGTCTGGTCAGAAAGTTAACCAGGTGATTATAAACCTGCCCACAGGTGTCCAGAATGGCTTCAGTGTGCTTGATTCTTCTCTTCAGAACCTGATGGAGAATGTAGAATCAGTAACATAAAAGTAACTCtttaggctggagaagagaaggctccagggagaccttagagccccttaAGTgactccaggagagctgggagagacttTGGATGAGGGcgtggagtgacaggacaagggggaatggcttcccactgacagagggcagggttagatgggatattgggaagacattcttggctgtgagggtggggaggccctggcacaggttgcccagagaagctgtggctttcccatccctggaagtgtccaaggccaagttggatggggcttggagcaacctgggataatggaaggtgtccctgcccatggcaggggattggaaccctgatgagctttaagatcccttccaactcaattCCCAACTATGATTTTATGAGGTACCAGTTTGTACATGTTCAAGTCTCCTGGATTTGTAGCAATGCATTTACAATACATTAAATAGTGAATCTGGAGCCAGACCTATAGAGGAGTGTTCACCTTTTTCCTCTAATATTAGAGGTGTttcaggagttggactccatgatccttgtggatcccttccaactcagcatattctgtgattctgtgtgcaATGAAGAatcctgcagggctgctctgtgccacTCCAGTCAGCCAAGTCCAGGCAGGTTCTGGCACAGAGTTAggagtttgaaaaaaaccaacaaggCTGAGAAAGTGAAGACTGCCTTGGGATTAAAACTtagaggggagggaaaaaaccactGGAGTTGAAAATCGAGAATGAGGTTGGCAAAGGTTACAGAGCATTTGACAATAAAGGGATGCTGAGGGGTGCATGTTAGTGAAGGTCAGTGGTGTTGGACTGTCCTGAGCAGTTTTGTTGCTGGGGGAGTGAATTTGTCCCCTTTAAATTTCCCGTGGGGTCCCTAGGTGACAGTTCTCCCTTCCTCTGAAAAACAGTAGTGCTAATCAAGAAGGAATCCATTGAAATCAGGGAATAAAGCCAGCCTGTGACATTAAGAAGGAGAAAGGTGCAGCGCTTGGTATCAGGTTTGGCCCAAGCTGTCTGATGGGGCTCAGCACCTTGTCCCCGGTGTGTGCCCTTTCTCTGCTCGTGGCTTGGGCCTGCCTGTGGCTTTGCTGGTCCTGCCTCTGTCCCGCAGCCGTGTGTCCATCCGGGATCCCGATGTGCTTGGGCtgacagctgagctgggaacaGGCTTTTGCATTTGTCTGCTGTACAGGCAGGAGCGGGGTCTGTGCCGGGGGCAGAAGGGCCAGGCTGGAATTCAGGATCTCTCCCCTGATTGCTACTCCTGTGTCCTGGCCAGAGTTCACTCCCAGTAATTCAAATAGCAGGTAACTGCCCCTGCAATGTTTGCAGCAATGCTTGGTTGGGAATTAAAGTCCTGTTCTTGTCACATGTCATCTGCTTCCACCCAGAGGTGGCCACATAAAACCGGGCATTGAAAAGAGAGCAGAAGGGGCATAGAaggcttttttttggttgttttttttggcaTATATTTGCATTCCCCCATTGGGTCTGCCCCCAGACCTACCCTGTGCTCCCCTTTCACCAGAGCTATCTGGGTCAAGCAGCTGCAGGAATAAGCCCTGACCTTGCAAGGTTCATTCTCCTCCATGGCTGAGGAAGGGGAAGATGCATGATGCACCTACTTGACCATGAGCTGACCTACCTGCTGGCATGTGGCTCCTGGTGGGCTCACCACTGCtgtgacagcagccctgtgctcctgggccaACCCCTTCCCCTCATCCCTTTGCAGGCAACATGTGAAAGGGGCTTTGCAGCCATGGAGGAAACACACCAGAAGAAGATCGAGGACCTGCAGCGGCAGCACCAGCgggagctggagaagctgcgGGAGGAGAAGGATCGCCTGCTGGCAGAGGAGACAGCTGCCACCATTTCAGGTACAGGGACACATCAAAGGGTCCCTTGTGGCAGCTCTGTGTTGATGGGGACATAGGGATGATGTTTGCTCcatggaggagcagagcagggatgagATGAGGGCTGGGTGGGGAGCAAAGGGAGATGGGaaagggctggtgggagagaTGTTTTGGATGGAGGCCCATCTCCTGATCCTTATCCAGGTTTGGTGCCCATCTTCTTGGCTGTTGCGTGGTCTGATCTGTTTTCCATTCCAACTCAGAAAGGCATTAGTCATTCCTGTGGTTAATTTATTGACAATTCCTCACTGAATTCATTCTTCAGTGCCCCGGGGATTGTTAAAACGCTGGAGCTTGGGGTCTCTGCATTAGGAGTCCCACAGTCCAGGAAACAATGTGTGAATTGGACAATCATTTGAACTTGATGAAAAAATGGGATTTGCAGAACCCTGAATGCAGACTGAAGGGGCTGTGATGCAGTGGGAGCTTTGCTGGGATCATTCAGGtttttgttcctttaaaaaacaagtaaGAACTCAAAAAACCTTCCCATGAGTGGAGGGTGCTGGGTGCTAACTCTGTGCTGTCCCACGCAGCCATCGAAGCCATGAAGAACGCACACCGGGAGGAGCTGGAGCGAGAGCTGGAGAAGTCCCAGCGCTCCCAGATCAGCAGCGTCAACGCCGACATCGAGGCCCTCCGAAGGCAATACCTGTAAGACCATCATCATCCTCAGTCTGTCGCTGTCTTGTGGGGAGATCACGTGTGCGGGAGACTCTTCTCTCCCCTTTGATTTTGGCAATGGGTTGGGGCACACCTGCCATTGCAGGGgcctcttccttcccagcccagctgcaccCACCGGAACCTCCTGGTTGCCCATAATCTTTCAGTCCTCAGATCAATGTTCCCACATTACCCACATTCAGCTGCTTTGTGGTCACCAAAAGTAGCAGATGTGCAGCCACGGTGCTGCTTTTCACGCAGCTGCAGTGGAAGGGTCGTTCAGCCAGATGTAACAGGCAAGGAGGAGGTGCTGAGCTTTTCGTGGCAAGGCTGTTCTCCCAGCTGGGACAGAGAAGGGTTGACTCGCTCCGGGCTCCCAAAGGGGGAGTATGCAGTCCTCATCCTCAGTGTTCAGATCCCTGTTGGGTTGTCCTGGGATGCTGAAGGAAGAGTGGGCATGGGGGGGTTTGTATGTGGAGAGGACACTACCCAGCGTGTGTTCcgcagggaggagctgcagtcggtgcagcgggAGCTGGAGGTGCTCTCGGAGCAGTATTCACAGAAGTGTTTGGAGAATGCCCACCTGGCGCAGGCGCTGGAGGCTGAGAGGCAGGCCCTCCGCCAGTGCCAGCGGGAGAACCAGGAGCTCAACGCTCACAACCAGGTGAGGGTCCCCGCCATGCCCAGGGCAGCCAGCACGGGTGATGTTGGGCTCTGCTCCGAGCAGTGGCCGTGCTCCCCCTTCCCACAACGgctctcctcctcttcccaggaGCTGAATAATCGCCTGGCTGAAGAGATCACACAACTGAGGAGCCTGCTGATGGGGGAGGGCGGGGGAGAGGCTGCTGGGTCGCCTCTCACGCAGGGCAAGGACGCCTACGAGCTGGAGGTGAGCTCTGCCGCGGCTGTGCCGAGGGGCACGTGGGTGGGCACATGTGCTGTGGCCCCTGGGAGCCATCCCATGT
This genomic interval carries:
- the MPRIP gene encoding myosin phosphatase Rho-interacting protein isoform X5, producing the protein MAAKDNPCRKFQANIFNKSKCQNCFKPRESHLLNDEDLNQAKPIYGGWLLLAPEGTDFDNPVHRSRKWQRRFFILYEHGLLRYALDEMPTTLPQGTINMNQCTDVVDGESRTGQKFSLCILTPEKEHFIRAENKEIISGWLEMLIVYPRTNKQNQKKKRKVEPPTPQEPGPAKMAVTSSNIPSAEKVPATKSTLWQEEMRGKDQVDGGSGISPAQSPVQGQAGAASSLKDPVLDSKEDESSMNGDRIDCGRKTRVESGYFSLEKTKQDSKLEEQQLPPPPSPPSPSTPNNRRSQVIEKFEALDIENAEHMETNVPGGAALSSETRQGRSEKRVFPRKRDFTCEGAAVGSILDVSASPLSPHRRAKSLDRRSTESSMTPDLLNFKKGWLTKQYEDGQWKKHWFVLTDQSLRYYRDSVAEEAADLDGEIDLSTCYDVTEYPVQRNYGFQIHTKEGEFTLSAMTSGIRRNWIQTIMKHVRPTTAPDVTRKNFSLKLSVLKPRLENCVLSCINVLCSLPEEKSKTSSSFETGPKPSEKPDAEQAELDPEQKRSRARERRREGRSKTFDWAEFRPIQQALVQERANAADSSSGGSAAFPRDTGATDADPGELERERARRREERRKRFEMIDAVDGAGSEEALRMEVDRILPVPADIKPQNVHVEIEQRWHQVETTPLREEKQIPITPLHLAHTEERDEGLAKQHLTTLLEKELEQKQKEALELLEQNRHLQDQLKVALGREQSAREGYVLQTEVAASPSGAWQRLHKVNQDLQSELEAQCQRQEVINQQIQSLKRSYAEAKDVIRHHEAEIQSLQARLSNAAAELSIKEQTLAKLKSDLRSEKEKAKEQLEEWQHGEAALSSQLKASEQKLKSVEALLLEKTQELRDLEMQQALQRDHQKEVQRLQDRIADLSGQLNASEQARVLMEEKLQKNYEALLESCEREKQVLIRSLKEVEDKANEYENQLQNSAQQMEILQKEKLSAKFEGSELVHQLEEQLVMKEASIQKLAEHIKELERERDQIKCRFHELMNQVAESDNEVAKLQAKLKMEETNYHNLEQSLEEVSDQFRGVQEVLKEKEEELRHVKEMHLRIVEKKDQDLSEALVKMVALDSSLEETKVKLKAKEEALKKLASVGTGPCAEEAEDLGPSLEADESHPSQLGQALQTQDVLPALTYALKEEEDEVLETSQRQAEEFGSPSKALELQDQELVQKALAKPDVGIMGAKRQRIRFSSIQCQKYIHPDGTEKNWTSSTSSDTSQDRSLSEESMSSEPALGYPSSGTSDSETYLSIIHSLETKLYITEEKLKDVTMKLESQHGHNQETLIALHHQWASTESQLREQLQTSLSQVSALISQLENERQEKFKLIESHVSELGGFQMKNNQALTCLEKCREQLRALPKSDKEKEGDLFLVNLSSMETTLSNAIQALSGAPVPLEYQQSESLITESPAPEGGVLGEEEHVSKEQRVEVFDASQLRWLSERVAFEASLINQIAESLKNANSEIAQLLREIQGTAEVVLLEPTSVSHTAVDLAGVLSKKLLLEGEFWSQVEELRAHLSTRDREAEDKTETSLGVSQCFLSAVADASLIKAELGFVAQKMRESFHQRLKTIEEDLHNTKTALQQHKCMLEEIIKAYRTPEFDRVMHQISEALEIQKDASERAQISWDGSHVQMVSCRELAKVEETGSMPDRSSGALVSIQEDLAQQLKDKSNVLKEISVALLSLPPEEAMRDCQKLLKISQSLSYHSCMGDLERYSSLLVHDAIVQAQVCYAACKVRLEHEREMKSYRESLQSMDALCQERVKTVSLLRDEYEDLLRKQQGEYSEVIAVLERENADLKAKVSQLDSQRRLLEEEEHKHSKSLSELQGRYEEEIRNVIEQLNRTEDALKAERTEGLNQLDAIVRDKQNMERYHLEQMQTLEEKFQAKIKELQVIHGEELQALQEHYSQNLQRLQETLDEYQRQHPEVSPAVVPGAGDTWAAGEAGGSGQDPGRDLDSMHGLRERIQELEAQMNVMRDELENKHMEGSASTLREKYQKDFENLKATCERGFAAMEETHQKKIEDLQRQHQRELEKLREEKDRLLAEETAATISAIEAMKNAHREELERELEKSQRSQISSVNADIEALRRQYLEELQSVQRELEVLSEQYSQKCLENAHLAQALEAERQALRQCQRENQELNAHNQELNNRLAEEITQLRSLLMGEGGGEAAGSPLTQGKDAYELEVLLRVKESEIQYLKQEICSLKDELQTALRSLKEGLTVQERLKLFESRDLKKD
- the MPRIP gene encoding myosin phosphatase Rho-interacting protein isoform X3; this encodes MAAKDNPCRKFQANIFNKSKCQNCFKPRESHLLNDEDLNQAKPIYGGWLLLAPEGTDFDNPVHRSRKWQRRFFILYEHGLLRYALDEMPTTLPQGTINMNQCTDVVDGESRTGQKFSLCILTPEKEHFIRAENKEIISGWLEMLIVYPRTNKQNQKKKRKVEPPTPQEPGPAKMAVTSSNIPSAEKVPATKSTLWQEEMRGKDQVDGGSGISPAQSPVQGQAGAASSLKDPVLDSKEDESSMNGDRIDCGRKTRVESGYFSLEKTKQDSKLEEQQLPPPPSPPSPSTPNNRRSQVIEKFEALDIENAEHMETNVPGGAALSSETRQGRSEKRVFPRKRDFTCEGAAVGSILDVSASPLSPHRRAKSLDRRSTESSMTPDLLNFKKGWLTKQYEDGQWKKHWFVLTDQSLRYYRDSVAEEAADLDGEIDLSTCYDVTEYPVQRNYGFQIHTKEGEFTLSAMTSGIRRNWIQTIMKHVRPTTAPDVTRKNFSLKLSVLKPRLENCVLSCINVLCSLPEEKSKTSSSFETGPKPSEKPDAEQAELDPEQKRSRARERRREGRSKTFDWAEFRPIQQALVQERANAADSSSGGSAAFPRDTGATDADPGELERERARRREERRKRFEMIDAVDGAGSEEALRMEVDRILPVPADIKPQNVHVEIEQRWHQVETTPLREEKQIPITPLHLAHTEERDEGLAKQHLTTLLEKELEQKQKEALELLEQNRHLQDQLKVALGREQSAREGYVLQTEVAASPSGAWQRLHKVNQDLQSELEAQCQRQEVINQQIQSLKRSYAEAKDVIRHHEAEIQSLQARLSNAAAELSIKEQTLAKLKSDLRSEKEKAKEQLEEWQHGEAALSSQLKASEQKLKSVEALLLEKTQELRDLEMQQALQRDHQKEVQRLQDRIADLSGQLNASEQARVLMEEKLQKNYEALLESCEREKQVLIRSLKEVEDKANEYENQLQNSAQQMEILQKEKLSAKFEGSELVHQLEEQLVMKEASIQKLAEHIKELERERDQIKCRFHELMNQVAESDNEVAKLQAKLKMEETNYHNLEQSLEEVSDQFRGVQEVLKEKEEELRHVKEMHLRIVEKKDQDLSEALVKMVALDSSLEETKVKLKAKEEALKKLASVGTGPCAEEAEDLGPSLEADESHPSQLGQALQTQDVLPALTYALKEEEDEVLETSQRQAEEFGSPSKALELQDQELVQKALAKPDVGIMGAKRQRIRFSSIQCQKYIHPDGTEKNWTSSTSSDTSQDRSLSEESMSSEPALGYPSSGTSDSETYLSIIHSLETKLYITEEKLKDVTMKLESQHGHNQETLIALHHQWASTESQLREQLQTSLSQVSALISQLENERQEKFKLIESHVSELGGFQMKNNQALTCLEKCREQLRALPKSDKEKEGDLFLVNLSSMETTLSNAIQALSGAPVPLEYQQSESLITESPAPEGGVLGEEEHVSKEQRVEVFDASQLRWLSERVAFEASLINQIAESLKNANSEIAQLLREIQGTAEVVLLEPTSVSHTAVDLAGVLSKKLLLEGEFWSQVEELRAHLSTRDREAEDKTETSLGVSQCFLSAVADASLIKAELGFVAQKMRESFHQRLKTIEEDLHNTKTALQQHKCMLEEIIKAYRTPEFDRVMHQISEALEIQKDASERAQISWDGSHVQMVSCRELAKVEETGSMPDRSSGALVSIQEDLAQQLKDKSNVLKEISVALLSLPPEEAMRDCQKLLKISQSLSYHSCMGDLERYSSLLVHDAIVQAQVCYAACKVRLEHEREMKSYRESLQSMDALCQERVKTVSLLRDEYEDLLRKQQGEYSEVIAVLERENADLKAKVSQLDSQRRLLEEEEHKHSKSLSELQGRYEEEIRNVIEQLNRTEDALKAERTEGLNQLDAIVRDKQNMERYHLEQMQTLEEKFQAKIKELQVIHGEELQALQEHYSQNLQRLQETLDEYQRQHPEVSPAVVPGAGDTWAAGEAGGSGQDPGRDLDSMHGLRERIQELEAQMNVMRDELENKHMEGSASTLREKYQKDFENLKATCERGFAAMEETHQKKIEDLQRQHQRELEKLREEKDRLLAEETAATISAIEAMKNAHREELERELEKSQRSQISSVNADIEALRRQYLEELQSVQRELEVLSEQYSQKCLENAHLAQALEAERQALRQCQRENQELNAHNQELNNRLAEEITQLRSLLMGEGGGEAAGSPLTQGKDAYELEVLLRVKESEIQYLKQEICSLKDELQTALRDKKYASDKYKDIYTELSIVKAKADCDISRLKEQLKAATEAQGEKSPVNTTVSGYDIMKSKSNPDFLKKDRSSVSRQLRNIRSKSVIEQVSWDN